From Streptomyces sp. HUAS MG91, the proteins below share one genomic window:
- a CDS encoding sigma-70 family RNA polymerase sigma factor has protein sequence MAELGTPEVGVRKDSAVADERPPRARHRAPRPPEPDEELMRALYAEHARPLLAYVLRLVAGDRQRAEDVVQETLIRAWKNAGQLNRATGSVRPWLVTVARRIVIDGHRSRQARPQEVDPSPLEVIPAEDEIDKALWLMTLSDALEDLTPAHREVLVETYFKGRTVNEAAETLGIPSGTVRSRVFYALRSMKLALEERGVTA, from the coding sequence ATGGCAGAACTGGGGACACCGGAGGTAGGCGTGCGCAAGGATTCCGCCGTGGCCGATGAACGCCCGCCCCGGGCCCGACATCGAGCGCCGCGGCCCCCGGAGCCGGACGAGGAGCTGATGCGCGCGCTCTACGCCGAGCACGCGCGTCCCCTGCTGGCCTATGTGCTGCGGCTGGTGGCGGGGGACCGGCAGCGTGCCGAGGACGTCGTGCAGGAGACGCTCATCCGTGCCTGGAAGAACGCCGGTCAGCTCAACCGTGCGACCGGTTCGGTACGCCCCTGGCTGGTGACGGTCGCCCGGCGCATCGTCATCGACGGCCACCGCAGCCGGCAGGCCCGGCCGCAGGAGGTCGATCCGTCGCCGCTGGAGGTCATCCCCGCGGAGGACGAGATCGACAAGGCGCTGTGGCTGATGACGCTGTCCGATGCCCTGGAGGATCTGACCCCGGCCCACCGGGAAGTACTCGTGGAGACGTACTTCAAGGGGCGTACGGTCAACGAGGCGGCCGAGACGCTCGGCATCCCCAGCGGAACGGTGCGCTCACGGGTGTTCTACGCCCTGCGCTCGATGAAGCTGGCGCTGGAGGAGCGGGGGGTGACGGCATGA
- a CDS encoding GNAT family protein, whose amino-acid sequence MLIAPDIEMRRATVDDAQALADAQVRNIDHLRATEPHREPEFYTAEGQVSRLDAAGSATWVLVDKAADGIVVGRLTLSGIVMGPLCSASLGYWIDGGYAGRGLTTAAVEEMIRICRDELGLHRVEAGTLTDNLASQRVLAKCGFERFGMSPKYLHINGAWRDHFRFALLLHDDPPSHIPK is encoded by the coding sequence ATGCTGATCGCCCCCGACATCGAGATGCGTCGCGCCACGGTCGACGACGCCCAGGCCCTGGCCGACGCCCAGGTCCGCAACATCGACCATCTGCGCGCCACGGAGCCCCACCGCGAACCGGAGTTCTACACCGCCGAGGGCCAGGTGTCCCGGCTCGACGCCGCCGGCAGCGCCACCTGGGTGCTGGTCGACAAGGCGGCCGACGGGATCGTGGTGGGCCGGCTCACGCTCAGCGGCATCGTCATGGGCCCGCTGTGCAGCGCCAGCCTCGGCTACTGGATCGACGGCGGGTACGCGGGCCGCGGCCTGACCACGGCCGCGGTCGAGGAGATGATCCGCATCTGCCGCGACGAGCTCGGCCTGCACCGCGTGGAGGCGGGCACCCTCACCGACAACCTCGCGTCCCAGCGGGTGCTCGCCAAGTGCGGCTTCGAGCGGTTCGGGATGTCGCCCAAGTACCTGCACATCAACGGCGCCTGGCGCGACCACTTCCGCTTCGCGCTGCTCCTGCACGACGACCCGCCGTCGCACATCCCGAAGTAG
- a CDS encoding ABATE domain-containing protein, with protein sequence MAAVPTGSPHPSRPALWELRFDSGRLCLDLVATAHPVERLPSPDSLRAWLVGAGLVPAGADLAPATSWLAAFHELRRHVGLLVRGELAGRPAPVALDRVNLLARAAPPAPCAVRTADGTLVRSLYAAPGCPALLAAVARDTVDLLTDPSARGALRQCEGDNCPIIYLDTSRGRRRRWCSSEVCGNRERVARHRRRAALARA encoded by the coding sequence ATGGCAGCAGTACCCACAGGGTCCCCCCACCCCTCTCGCCCCGCACTCTGGGAGCTGCGGTTCGACTCCGGACGCCTCTGCCTGGATCTGGTCGCCACCGCGCACCCCGTCGAACGCCTCCCCTCCCCCGACAGCCTGCGGGCCTGGCTGGTCGGCGCCGGTCTGGTACCGGCGGGCGCCGACCTCGCCCCGGCCACGTCCTGGCTCGCCGCGTTCCACGAACTACGGCGCCACGTCGGTCTGTTGGTCCGCGGCGAACTCGCGGGCCGGCCCGCGCCCGTCGCCCTGGACCGCGTCAACCTCCTCGCCCGCGCCGCCCCGCCCGCGCCCTGTGCCGTCCGCACCGCCGACGGCACGCTGGTCCGCTCCCTGTACGCCGCCCCCGGCTGTCCGGCGCTGCTCGCGGCCGTCGCCCGGGACACGGTGGATCTGCTCACCGACCCGTCCGCCCGCGGCGCGCTGCGCCAGTGCGAGGGCGACAACTGCCCGATCATCTACCTCGACACCTCGCGCGGGCGCCGCCGCCGCTGGTGCTCCAGCGAGGTGTGCGGCAACCGCGAACGGGTGGCCAGACACCGCCGCCGCGCCGCCCTGGCCCGCGCCTAG
- a CDS encoding uroporphyrinogen-III synthase, translated as MYDEQQAAGADPVPAHGPLAGFTVGVTAARRADELGALLKRRGAAVLHAPALRIVPLADDSELLAATKKLIDHAPDVVIATTAIGFRGWVEAADGWGLGDALLARLGSVELLARGPKVKGAIRAAGLTEEWSPSSESMAEVLERLLGEGVEGRRVAIQLHGEPLPGFVEALREAGAEVVGVPVYRWMPPEDIGPVDRLLDATVARGVDALTFTSAPAAASLLARAEERGLLPELLSALRHDVVPACVGPVTALPLQGRGVETVQPERFRLGPLVQLLCLELPGRARTLPTAGHRMEIRGHAVLVDGELRPVPPAGMSLLRALARRPGWVVSRADLLRVLPGAGRDEHAVETAMARLRSALGAPRLIQTVVKRGYRLALDPAADTKYSVG; from the coding sequence ATGTACGACGAACAGCAGGCCGCCGGGGCCGACCCGGTACCGGCCCACGGACCGCTCGCGGGCTTCACCGTCGGGGTGACCGCCGCGCGCCGGGCCGACGAACTGGGCGCGCTGCTGAAGCGGCGCGGTGCCGCCGTGCTGCACGCGCCCGCGCTGCGGATCGTGCCGCTCGCCGACGACAGCGAACTCCTCGCCGCCACCAAGAAGTTGATAGACCACGCGCCCGACGTGGTGATCGCGACGACCGCGATCGGGTTCCGCGGCTGGGTGGAGGCGGCGGACGGCTGGGGGCTCGGCGACGCCCTGCTCGCGCGGCTCGGCAGCGTCGAACTCCTCGCGCGCGGGCCGAAGGTGAAGGGCGCGATCCGCGCCGCGGGGCTCACCGAGGAGTGGTCGCCGTCGTCGGAGTCGATGGCGGAGGTCCTCGAACGGCTCCTCGGGGAAGGGGTGGAGGGCCGCCGCGTCGCCATCCAGCTGCACGGGGAGCCGCTGCCCGGTTTCGTGGAGGCGCTCAGGGAGGCGGGCGCCGAGGTCGTCGGCGTCCCCGTCTACCGCTGGATGCCGCCGGAGGACATAGGGCCCGTGGACCGGCTCCTCGACGCGACGGTCGCCCGCGGCGTGGACGCGCTGACGTTCACCTCGGCGCCGGCCGCCGCCTCGCTGCTGGCCCGCGCCGAGGAGCGCGGCCTGCTGCCCGAACTCCTCTCCGCTCTGCGCCACGACGTCGTGCCCGCCTGCGTGGGGCCGGTGACCGCGCTGCCGTTGCAGGGGCGCGGGGTGGAGACGGTGCAGCCGGAGCGCTTCCGGCTCGGGCCGCTGGTGCAGCTGCTCTGCCTCGAACTGCCCGGCCGTGCGCGGACGTTGCCGACCGCCGGGCACCGGATGGAGATCCGCGGGCATGCCGTGCTCGTCGACGGGGAGCTGCGGCCGGTGCCGCCCGCCGGGATGTCGCTTCTCCGCGCCCTCGCCCGGCGGCCCGGGTGGGTGGTGTCCCGGGCCGATCTGCTGCGCGTGCTGCCCGGCGCCGGGCGCGACGAGCACGCCGTGGAGACCGCGATGGCCCGTCTCCGCTCGGCCCTGGGCGCGCCCAGGCTGATCCAGACCGTGGTCAAGCGGGGGTACCGCCTCGCGCTGGACCCGGCGGCGGACACCAAGTACTCCGTGGGTTAG
- a CDS encoding zf-HC2 domain-containing protein: protein MTFGHGGHGGFGDYGEQPSGDVHETVGAYALGVLDDAEATAFEAHLAGCERCARQLEEFAGMGPMLAALADVPPGRATPVVGESLAARPSPRLAETLVDEVARKRARRRRRGLYLVAAAAALIVGGPLTVLAATGDDGGKPVTAHAAGPAEDAFHHITDKVEATDATTNVSATVGMEKKAWGTHTVLELKNVKGPLKCSLVAVGKNGERETVTTWAVPKWGYGITSSAHESARYPLYVHGGAAFTRDQIDHFEVETLDGKRLVEVNA, encoded by the coding sequence ATGACGTTCGGACACGGGGGACACGGGGGATTCGGCGACTACGGGGAGCAGCCGTCCGGCGATGTGCACGAGACGGTCGGTGCCTACGCGCTCGGCGTCCTCGACGATGCCGAGGCGACCGCGTTCGAGGCGCACCTGGCGGGCTGCGAGCGGTGCGCGCGGCAGCTGGAGGAGTTCGCGGGCATGGGCCCGATGCTCGCCGCCCTCGCCGACGTGCCGCCCGGCCGCGCCACCCCGGTGGTCGGGGAGTCCCTCGCGGCCCGGCCGAGCCCGCGGCTCGCGGAGACGCTGGTCGACGAGGTGGCCCGCAAGCGGGCGCGGCGGCGGCGCCGGGGCCTGTACCTGGTGGCCGCCGCCGCGGCCCTGATCGTCGGCGGCCCGCTGACCGTCCTGGCGGCGACCGGCGACGACGGCGGCAAGCCCGTCACCGCGCACGCCGCGGGCCCCGCCGAGGACGCCTTCCACCACATCACCGACAAGGTGGAGGCGACCGACGCCACGACGAACGTGAGCGCGACGGTCGGCATGGAGAAGAAGGCCTGGGGCACCCACACGGTCCTGGAGCTGAAGAACGTCAAGGGCCCGCTGAAGTGCTCCCTCGTCGCGGTCGGCAAGAACGGCGAACGCGAGACGGTCACCACCTGGGCCGTCCCGAAGTGGGGCTACGGCATCACGAGCAGCGCCCACGAGAGCGCCAGGTACCCGCTCTACGTCCACGGCGGCGCGGCCTTCACCCGGGACCAGATCGACCACTTCGAGGTCGAGACGCTCGACGGCAAACGGCTCGTCGAGGTGAACGCCTAG